In Cryptomeria japonica chromosome 5, Sugi_1.0, whole genome shotgun sequence, the genomic window TAGTCTATAATTTAATCATGATTTATGTCCCATTAGTCTATCTTGGCATAAAATCTTAGGTCTAAAAGTATTGAAATTCCTTCTCTAGGAATGTGGATTAATAATCTTGAAACTAAAAAGGTACCATATCAAAGGGTGAATGATGCTTCTTATTTACTCATGTGCTTCCTTTGCCAATAATAGAATTATTATGTGCATCTTTATACACAATCAAGCATTTTGGTCACCTTCTACGGATAATTATTGTCTTCTTTAATAGAAACCAATTGATATAATGATAAAATAATGATTCTAATTACGAAATgagaaaaattatttttattttcttcataaaataatatattttgtaatataatgTGTCTAATCCATGTaagataataatattatttatgttaTTGAACGATTCAAACATTTAAATACtttgaataatctttattgtttGTATCACTATAAAGTGTAATTTTATTTTCCCCTTGATTACACTGAGTTGAAAAGGAACGGTATCATATTTGAAATTTCCAATCTAAAAACCTACTTCCATGAGATAGTGTAAACTAGCGAGGTCAGTCATTAACAGTAGAGGGCTCGACATTTTTAACAGTGAGATATTTTCAGTCGTAGAAGACGACAAAACCAACGCCTTAACGTCTAACAAGATTGACAACACAGTGGGTTCAATAAGAGTCGGGGATGTAAGGGCCACTGAGGTCGACAAGTGTGACCTCATCTCACGGTGAAGATGCTGACTATATACAGCTACTGATAAATCCCAAGGAACGTATGACAATCGCACTTCCCTTTTCAATATCTTTATCAGCTCTCCCATTTTGGGTTTTGATGTGGGATCTACATTAGAGCACAAAAGTCCCAACACCATCAGTCGCTCCATGTCCTCGCCATTAAAATTTCTACCCAGTTTCTCATCCGCCGCCTCTAGGAGCTTTCCCTTTCCATACAGATTCCAAACCCACTCTACCTGTCTGCAATTGTGTTCACCAAGGGTTGGGCTAACCATCCACCTTCCATAGGCAATTTCTAGAGTAACCACCCTGAAGTTGTACACGTCTGTCTCTGGACTGGTCTTTCTCATTATATAGCACTCAGGAGACAAATACCCCGGCGTGCCCGCCACCACAGTTGAATGAGAAGCTGCCAGATCACGCTCAATTAGTCTTGCCAAACCCAAATCCCCCAGCATTCCATTAAAATTGGAATCCAACATTAAGTTGCTTGCTTTGACGTCTCGGTGAACGACACCCTGGTCCCATTCTTCGTGGAGATAAACAAGAGAAGACTCTTTATCACAGGAGATACTATATTGTCGGTCCCAATCCAAAATTTTCTTCTCCATCCCAAAATAATGTTTATACAAACTCCCATTCGGCAGGTATTCATTGAATAGAAGGAACTCTCCCTTTTGATGGAACCATCCTAAAAGTTTCACAAGGTTATGGTGTCGAAGCCTACTGATTGTGGTAACCGTAGAAACATAGTCCTTTCTTCCTTGTTTGGAACCTTTGGAtattctcttcacagccaccacCGAAGCCGCCTTGCCCAATCTGTTGGAGATAATCTTTATCTTAAGAGTTGAGAAATTTTCTAATTTAGTTGTAGATAAGAATTTTCTAGCATTGCTGGAAACTTCTCTTGGTTTCCAAATCTTTCCATTTTTCCCAGCACATAGAAACTTCTCTTTGTTTCTATATCTTTCCATTCAAGTCTATTGGAGCACTGTATTATCTTTGTGTgtgaattaatataaatatataattttataatttgttGTAAGGCCTGTGTTttttaatatggtatcagagcataattaAATCTTGGGCAATAGTCTGTGGATTTTGTAGAACTGTGTTGTTTTGAATCTTGTAGGTTGGATTTTGGTTGCAGTAGAGAAGAATATCAATTCAGAAAATTCGGAGAGAGAATAACATTTTGTGCATTAATTTTTAAGTTAATTTTACTCTCATCTAAAAAATAGGGAATTTATCATTATGGAGTCTATTGGTATTCCTCAACCAACGGTTAAATTGAATGGAAAGAATTACTATCATTGGGTATCTCATATGGAGATTTTTCTAACACTTCAAAATTGTTATGAAATTTTTATTGGTAATGAACAAAGACCACCAAGTCCTCGAAAAGATCAAGATGATTGGGATAAAACAGACAAAGGAGCAACAACATTTATAAAGCTTACACTTTCAAAGAAAGTTTTTCCAGAAGTTCGCAATGAAAAAAGGTGAGCAAAATATGGGGTATTTTGGAaaaaattgttggcaacaacaatgaaggaaaactaaggggGTGAGAagatgaatcagttttcaccaaatttaTAAACGtaaccacaaaaatagatttgataaattgtagcaataacaaagataagcaagttGATAACACAACACGCAACACCAAGATTTTCACATGGagaacccggttaagggaaaaatcatggtgggaacctacccacaataacatgatactctgcaatagtttgtataaatattacaattgggaatgcatcagcattcaggcacactgcctagagtttattgctcaaaagataatgacctggacGGCTAGAACCCTCatgaaagtctcactaacttataacaagattcagactataatccaaaagaaatgaactgaaagaaaagcatctccaaatgcctgattattgTTCCGGTTATGCACAAATGTTTTCTCTATAAcatcaatctcttctcaatcacaatgttgaaggatgaatcacttgttcgcacatacaccactctttgataatgaagACGCAACCATgataccaaaattacatgacaataccacctatttatacaattcatcaaccttgacaacaatgtcagctaaaccctcaactcacaatgataaaaatacatcacacgatacaaagatcgaccaccagaccaatataatgatatacatgacataacatcgTCTCAAagaaaattcccaaatgctcatcacGATTGGTAAACATGCCTTCATCAATCATAACatactacaccaccaggaaaaccgcatatcATGAAGAACATAATCAATTTACAAAAATCACTAAgaacatgcacaacgatcaatgcagatcaccaaaacaaataggagatacttaggaaacatcaacaagcatgttataatcatcaacaatagatgcaccaacaccacttatcaattcttcatcgatcaacatctaaacctcaagaacacacaaacaacaacaattgttaTGAAGAAAAGacaacttgtggagcaccaaaatatgaaccatctaaaatggagatacaaaatatcatcccaaacaatatcccaaaatatcagcttAAGATATGATCACAACGAAacatactagaggaaatactgaactctgcaaagcactggtcagataaacaaactacaaaactagatcatatgatatgatcatttATGCTTTCTAGATCACCAACGACAATagagaagaatataatgatactagaagtactccatacaccaaaccatgatcccaataaaccaatctgcattCATTGGAGCagggatatgttgacatcaatgaaaacaacatatcctagtggcaacaatgtccaacaatctccccctttggcattgatggcaacatatgcatgtgaaaaaaaatcaatgcaaagaagaaaaacatctccaacaaactccccgtAAGATCAAGcatataaaatagtttttcacatgcttctctccccctttgatagcaatgccaaagacaaaatataGATTATGCTTCTCTCCCAAAACACATCCTCTAaaaacaacaatctcccccgtaggataaactcacaactgaTCATCTCGAGTAATCTGAAATACACATTGACTACTCCGGTTGAGTAACAACATCAACTCATGAATCCAGATAAAAgcaataagactatgaagtccatcggattgatgcaactcaatgcatctagttctcattaggatgagtggatacccctaacttgtctcacaaatagacaaatgtatctgcagggaaaggcttagtgaaaatattagcaatcacttcctttgtagatacatattccaacttcacttcaTTTTCACTCTTTTTCTCTCAAGTactgatatttgattgacacatgttgcACGAGGTTCTTTGGCATATTAATAGCActaaaattatcacaatatatggcagtaggctcatcataaataactctaatatccttcaacaattTCTTCATCCAAATCACTTGAGTGCAGTTAGtggtagcaacaatgtactcaacttcaactgtagataaggacactgaatcttgtttcttactaactCAAAAAACCAATTTCTTCCTTAAAAAGAATGTtccaccagtggtgctctttcgatcatcaacatcaccagcccaatcaatatCACTGTAAgtgcataacatgaaatcatcattcttcagataccacaaaccataatccacaattcccttcaagtatctgaatatcctcctTACAGTAGTGACATGGCTCTCTTTTGGATCACCTTGATATCCAACAACCATGCATACAACATGCacaatgttaggcctagtctgagcaagatatagcagtccaccaaccatagatctatacaaagactGATTagtttttggagattcatcatttttagataatttgcaataATTCacaataggagttccaaccggtttggagtcatctaacccaaacttttttagcaattccttcacatatttggcTTGAGATATAAAAGTAcattttctagtctatgaaatctacaaccctaagaaaaatttcatctcacctatcatagacatttcaaattctttatgcatatcacTAACTAACTTCgtgctcaaatcatcatctcctccaaagataatatcatcaataaagacttcaacaatcaagatgttatcattcttaatcataaaatacaaattactatcagcagtaccttttaaatcctaatttcaacaaatacttatccaatctagcatactaggctctaggggcttgtttcaatccataaaaagctttcttcaatttgcataccatgtctccatcttctaataatgaaaatctatcaggttactcaatgtaaacttcttcctcaagatcaccatttaaaaaggctaacttgacgtccatttgatataGCTGAAAATACTTATTGACAACATATGaaagaaacaatctaacaacttcaagtctggctagCAGAGAAAAagcctcctcataatcaatcccatttttctatgaatatccttagcataccagtctttctttatttatgataacttcaccaacttcatgcaatttattcctaaatacccatttagtaccaatcacgtTCTTATCTTTAGGcttaggcacaagctcccatgtgttattcttttcaatatgatctaattcttcttccatagctcttatccaattttcatctttgcaagcttacacaacatctttaggttcaatattCGAAATCAAAcgtacctcttcaacaactagactttttctagtcatcacacatttattTTTATCAACAATAGTCATTTTCAgattgattcaatcttacataccttggagtcttttgattgttttgattcttaGGTTCCTACACTTCTCCATCAGTagcaacaacatctagattaatTGTCTCTACCGGATCCATTTGCTTCAGTTCTTCAATCTATATAGGATttagaacaacatgttgaccatcatcatatccgcaagctctgatctcttttctataatcctcatcaaccttcatattttcactttccactatctttctcaatctcttattgtagcactgataggcttttctctttgttgaatatcccaataaaattccttcatcacttcttgcatcaaactttcctatgtcatcatctctcttgatataaaacttgctaccaaatattctgaagtatgtAATTGTGGGAACATGAataaaccatagctcataaggactCTCGTttgtatcacctttaatatgaactcggttgaatgtgtaaacaatagttctAAAAACTTCACTCCAATatatctttggaacattcccttcaatcatcatagtccttgcagcattcAAAacagtcttgttcttcctttcaacaactccaatctgttgaggggttctagaagaagatgattgtcttctaatcccatgcttctcatagaatgaattaaactcacGAGAACAAAATTCTCCATCTCTATTAGATCTGAGACAATTCACCTTCAATtctgactcagtctcaacctttgctttgaatatcatgaacttgtctaatgctttagatttctccttctaaaagacaacccacatcatcctggaataatcatcaattagcaacataaaatatctatcactttgcacacttctaacatttgtaggttcaCATCAGTTAGCATGCACAAGATCTaccaatccattagatgtatactgttttctcttgaaataaattcttgttttctttttcaattggcattccttatataccggattagcaggcttaacaatcttaggcagatctctaacaacttgtatagaacatatcctaatcattgaatcaaaattaacatgacacattctcctatgccacaaccaactttcaccaATCTGAGCAGtcaaacaactattctcaccaacaTTGAAATGAAAAATATTGCCTTCAGCCTTAGTTCTAGATGCTATCTCTATACTGGATGCATTTAAGATCttgaatttaccattcttgaattgtaaattataacctttgttaaccatctatccaacactcaaaatattatgcttcaaaccttcaacatacaagacatcatcaatattattctcaccatcaaaggaaatagaacctctaccatggatcacacgggttttgtcatctctaaatattactattccaccatcatacctttccatactcacaaatttactcttatcatcggtcatatgatgtcaacaatcactgtcaatcacccattcatctttctcttcaactttaccagctaaagctttctcctcaatagtgcatctaGTGGAATGAACAGGCActagtccatcttctttgatagaaataaacacaacatcatttctttctgattcttcatctgtaacacctttatCGCCAACATAATAGCAGGTCTTTTGATGCTTATACTtgcaaggcttatcatacttctcattcttGTAATATCTATTATTCCTattatgcttatcaaatttatcatgcctatcatatttagccatttTCTTTAGGCATCTAGAAACAAGTCATATTTTATTGTAGGAGAAACAtttatgtgatattttgccaagatctagaggcaatagaaagcacaaataagagagaacaaaataaatgataggaataaactatattctatcaagatacaaaatgtgatcaactagatcatcacaAGAAGTTCAACGATTGTCtgtacaa contains:
- the LOC131075470 gene encoding L-type lectin-domain containing receptor kinase IX.2-like → MERYRNKEKFLCAGKNGKIWKPREVSSNARKFLSTTKLENFSTLKIKIISNRLGKAASVVAVKRISKGSKQGRKDYVSTVTTISRLRHHNLVKLLGWFHQKGEFLLFNEYLPNGSLYKHYFGMEKKILDWDRQYSISCDKESSLVYLHEEWDQGVVHRDVKASNLMLDSNFNGMLGDLGLARLIERDLAASHSTVVAGTPGYLSPECYIMRKTSPETDVYNFRVVTLEIAYGRWMVSPTLGEHNCRQVEWVWNLYGKGKLLEAADEKLGRNFNGEDMERLMVLGLLCSNVDPTSKPKMGELIKILKREVRLSYVPWDLSVAVYSQHLHREMRSHLSTSVALTSPTLIEPTVLSILLDVKALVLSSSTTENISLLKMSSPLLLMTDLASLHYLMEVGF